A single window of Polaribacter sp. SA4-10 DNA harbors:
- the aat gene encoding leucyl/phenylalanyl-tRNA--protein transferase codes for MIWLTEKIEFPPYDLTTDDGIIALGGDLSEERLIYAYKNGIFPWFSEGDPIVWYCPHERMVLFTDEIKISKSMKRIIKKNDFTITENKAFEEVIYNCKNINRSDGFGTWITDDMAQAYINLHKKGIAKSIEVWQNNKLVGGLYGLEINTVFCGESMFSKVSNASKLAFIHLAKNKNYTLIDCQIYNEHLASLGAREIDRNDFLKAL; via the coding sequence ATGATTTGGCTCACAGAAAAAATTGAATTCCCACCGTATGATCTTACTACAGATGACGGCATTATTGCTTTAGGTGGAGATTTATCTGAAGAACGATTAATTTACGCTTACAAAAACGGAATTTTCCCTTGGTTTTCTGAAGGAGATCCCATTGTTTGGTATTGCCCCCATGAAAGAATGGTTTTATTTACTGATGAAATTAAGATTTCAAAATCGATGAAGAGAATCATCAAAAAAAATGATTTTACAATTACTGAAAACAAGGCTTTTGAAGAAGTCATTTACAACTGTAAAAACATAAACAGAAGTGATGGTTTTGGAACTTGGATTACGGATGATATGGCACAAGCTTACATCAATTTACATAAAAAAGGAATTGCAAAATCTATTGAAGTCTGGCAAAACAATAAACTAGTTGGTGGATTGTATGGACTAGAGATAAACACTGTTTTCTGTGGAGAAAGTATGTTTAGCAAAGTTTCTAATGCTTCTAAATTAGCTTTTATTCATCTTGCAAAAAACAAGAACTACACATTAATAGATTGCCAAATTTATAATGAACATTTAGCTAGTTTAGGCGCCAGAGAAATTGATAGAAATGATTTTTTAAAAGCTCTTTAA
- a CDS encoding DUF1456 family protein → MGLTNNDILKKLRVAHKLRDTDIVEICALVDFKVSKGELGALFRNEEHPKYVECGDQILRNFLNGLVIHLRGPMPKKEEKKK, encoded by the coding sequence ATGGGATTAACAAATAACGATATTTTAAAGAAACTTCGTGTGGCGCACAAATTGCGTGATACAGATATTGTAGAAATTTGCGCTTTGGTAGATTTTAAAGTAAGTAAAGGAGAATTAGGCGCTTTATTTAGAAATGAAGAACATCCAAAATATGTAGAATGTGGAGATCAAATTTTACGTAATTTCTTAAACGGATTAGTTATTCACTTACGTGGTCCGATGCCTAAAAAAGAAGAAAAGAAAAAATAA
- the greA gene encoding transcription elongation factor GreA produces MSEISYYSAEGLKKLKDELLKLEQFERPRVTIEIADARDKGDLSENAEYHAAKEEQSHLEFKIAKLKNVISNARIIDESQLDTSKVLIHSIVKIKNCTNGMEFSYTLVADSETDVRNGKLSVNSPIGKGLLGKEVGDTAEIQVPNGIMKFEVIAISR; encoded by the coding sequence ATGAGCGAAATATCCTATTATTCTGCAGAAGGATTAAAGAAATTAAAAGATGAGTTGTTAAAATTAGAACAATTTGAACGACCAAGAGTAACTATCGAAATTGCAGATGCACGAGATAAAGGGGATCTAAGTGAGAACGCAGAATACCATGCAGCAAAAGAAGAGCAATCTCATTTAGAGTTTAAGATTGCAAAATTAAAGAATGTAATTTCTAATGCACGTATTATAGATGAATCTCAATTAGATACTTCTAAAGTATTAATTCATTCTATTGTAAAAATAAAAAATTGCACAAACGGAATGGAGTTTTCTTACACGTTAGTTGCAGATTCTGAAACGGATGTTAGAAACGGAAAACTATCTGTAAATTCACCTATTGGTAAAGGTTTATTAGGTAAAGAAGTTGGTGATACTGCAGAAATTCAAGTTCCTAATGGAATTATGAAATTTGAAGTTATTGCTATTTCTAGATAA
- a CDS encoding flavin reductase family protein, which translates to MLSIDPKEIKTGELHGYLLGAIAPRPIAFASTIDAEGNPNLSPFSFFNVFGSNPPILIFSPARRVRDNTTKHTLENALATKEVVINVVNYDIVQQMSLSSTEYPEGVNEFEKAGFTMLKSDKIKPFRVAESPVQFECKVNDVIFTGDKGGAGNLIVCEVVKIHISENVLDENGNIDQYKIDLVARAGGSYYTRARDGFFEIPKPISTLGIGVDKIPVEIRNSTVLTGNNLGMLGNVEQLPTTETVNNFGKEHTHFIGLELTKKHTFAKDFLSKNDVESAWKVLLLK; encoded by the coding sequence ATGCTTTCTATAGATCCAAAAGAAATAAAAACAGGAGAATTACATGGTTATTTATTAGGCGCAATTGCACCAAGACCAATTGCTTTTGCCAGTACAATTGATGCAGAAGGAAACCCTAATTTATCACCTTTTAGTTTTTTTAACGTTTTTGGTTCAAACCCACCAATATTAATTTTTTCTCCAGCACGAAGAGTTAGAGATAACACCACAAAACATACATTAGAGAATGCTTTAGCAACGAAAGAGGTTGTTATAAATGTTGTAAATTATGATATTGTACAACAAATGTCTTTGAGTAGTACAGAATATCCTGAAGGTGTAAATGAGTTTGAAAAAGCTGGTTTTACAATGTTAAAATCTGATAAAATAAAACCTTTTAGAGTTGCAGAATCTCCAGTACAGTTTGAATGTAAAGTAAATGATGTCATTTTTACGGGTGATAAAGGTGGAGCAGGTAATTTAATTGTTTGTGAAGTTGTGAAAATTCATATTTCTGAAAATGTGTTAGACGAAAACGGAAACATAGATCAGTATAAAATTGATTTGGTTGCAAGAGCTGGTGGAAGCTATTACACCAGAGCTAGAGATGGCTTTTTCGAGATTCCAAAACCGATATCAACATTGGGTATTGGTGTTGATAAGATACCCGTAGAAATAAGAAACAGCACTGTTTTAACAGGAAACAATTTAGGTATGTTGGGTAACGTAGAGCAACTACCAACAACAGAAACTGTTAATAACTTTGGTAAAGAACATACACACTTTATAGGATTAGAACTCACAAAAAAACATACATTTGCTAAAGATTTTTTAAGTAAAAACGATGTAGAAAGTGCTTGGAAAGTACTTTTATTAAAATAG
- a CDS encoding thymidine kinase produces the protein MFLENTVNHTEQFGWIEVICGSMFSGKTEELIRRLKRAQFAKQRVEIFKPALDTRYDEEEVVSHNDNRIRSTPVPVASNIRLLVNDVDVVGIDEAQFFDDEIVAVCNDLANSGVRVIVAGLDMDFKGNPFGPMPALMATAEYVTKVHAVCTHTGNLAHYSFRKAQNDNIVMLGETQEYEPLSRAAYFKAKQKQQQEITSKEEKPTDE, from the coding sequence ATGTTTCTTGAAAATACAGTAAATCATACAGAACAATTTGGTTGGATAGAAGTAATTTGCGGCTCTATGTTTTCTGGTAAAACCGAAGAATTAATTAGAAGATTAAAAAGAGCACAGTTTGCAAAACAACGCGTAGAAATCTTTAAACCTGCTTTAGATACACGTTATGATGAAGAAGAAGTTGTTTCTCATAATGATAATAGAATTCGCTCTACACCGGTTCCTGTGGCATCGAATATTAGGTTACTTGTAAATGATGTAGATGTTGTTGGTATTGATGAAGCTCAGTTTTTTGATGATGAAATTGTTGCAGTTTGTAATGATTTAGCAAACAGCGGAGTTAGAGTAATTGTTGCAGGTTTAGACATGGACTTTAAGGGAAATCCTTTTGGACCAATGCCCGCTTTAATGGCAACTGCAGAATATGTAACTAAAGTGCATGCCGTTTGTACACATACAGGAAATTTAGCACATTATAGTTTTAGAAAAGCGCAAAATGACAATATTGTTATGTTGGGTGAAACGCAAGAATATGAACCTTTAAGCAGAGCTGCATATTTTAAAGCAAAGCAAAAGCAACAACAAGAAATTACTTCAAAAGAAGAAAAACCTACAGATGAATAA
- a CDS encoding HAMP domain-containing sensor histidine kinase, protein MNFYTNTLLFKRISILVSFIIVSLILWNTSVFFQKFKQEERIKMEILATAQKEIATNTDLNANVDLPLKVIENNNNIPMILVDENGKIEYFQNLDSIKALKSEYLEEQLAKMKSENEPIEVSYNRKNKQFIYYRNSDLLNKLTYYPIALILILLLFLSVIYMFYSSNKVAETNKLWTGMAKETAHQIGTPLSSLLGWIAILKMEKVDDKYVEEIEKDVHRLNTIANRFSKIGSTPELKRKNIVEVTKQAFDYLESRSSKQISFSFSSQENEIFTKLNAELFGWVIENLIKNAIDAMLGKGQLAVRIENSEKKVKIIVSDTGKGMPKKLFKQIFKPGFTTKKRGWGLGLSLSKRIVEDYHKGKIIVEKSEIGKGTTFQVLLDSV, encoded by the coding sequence ATGAATTTTTATACAAACACACTTTTATTTAAACGAATTTCCATACTTGTTTCGTTTATAATAGTCTCCTTAATCTTATGGAATACCTCTGTTTTCTTTCAGAAATTTAAACAAGAAGAACGTATTAAAATGGAAATTTTAGCAACTGCTCAAAAAGAAATTGCTACAAATACAGATTTAAATGCCAATGTAGATTTACCCTTAAAAGTAATTGAGAATAATAACAATATTCCAATGATTTTGGTTGATGAAAACGGTAAAATAGAATATTTTCAAAATCTAGATTCTATAAAGGCTTTAAAATCTGAGTATTTAGAGGAGCAATTGGCGAAAATGAAATCTGAAAATGAACCTATTGAAGTTAGTTATAATAGAAAAAATAAGCAATTTATTTATTATAGAAATTCAGATTTATTAAATAAACTCACCTACTATCCTATTGCTTTAATTCTTATTTTATTACTGTTTTTAAGTGTTATTTATATGTTTTATAGCTCTAATAAAGTTGCGGAGACTAATAAATTATGGACAGGAATGGCAAAGGAAACGGCACATCAAATAGGTACACCTTTGTCTTCTTTATTAGGTTGGATTGCCATTTTAAAAATGGAAAAGGTAGATGATAAATATGTTGAAGAAATTGAAAAAGATGTACATAGATTAAATACGATTGCAAATCGTTTTTCTAAAATTGGCTCAACGCCAGAACTTAAAAGAAAGAACATTGTTGAGGTTACTAAACAAGCTTTTGATTATTTAGAGTCTAGAAGTTCTAAACAGATTTCATTTTCTTTTTCTTCTCAGGAGAATGAAATTTTTACAAAATTAAATGCAGAGCTTTTTGGTTGGGTAATAGAAAACTTAATAAAAAATGCAATTGATGCTATGCTAGGAAAAGGGCAGTTGGCAGTACGTATAGAAAATAGTGAGAAAAAAGTTAAAATTATAGTTTCTGATACTGGAAAAGGAATGCCAAAAAAACTCTTTAAACAGATTTTTAAACCTGGTTTTACGACAAAAAAAAGAGGTTGGGGTTTAGGTTTGTCGCTCTCTAAACGTATTGTAGAAGATTATCATAAAGGAAAAATAATTGTAGAAAAATCAGAAATTGGAAAAGGAACTACTTTTCAGGTTTTGTTAGATAGCGTTTAG
- a CDS encoding HIT family protein, translated as MSIFTKIITGEIPSYKVAENYDFIAFLDINPNAKGHTLVVPKKEENKLFDLPKKEYLELMDFSYKVAKAIEKTVPCLRVGMSVIGLEVPHVHVHLIPLNEMADIQFAKKVKLTNEEFAALAERIASNFI; from the coding sequence ATGAGCATTTTTACAAAAATAATTACAGGTGAAATACCAAGTTATAAAGTAGCTGAAAACTATGATTTTATTGCTTTTCTAGACATCAATCCAAATGCAAAAGGACATACATTGGTTGTTCCAAAAAAGGAAGAAAACAAGTTGTTTGATTTACCTAAAAAGGAATATTTAGAATTGATGGACTTCTCTTATAAAGTGGCAAAAGCAATTGAAAAAACGGTGCCTTGTTTGCGTGTTGGAATGAGTGTAATTGGTTTAGAAGTGCCTCATGTTCATGTACATTTAATTCCTTTAAATGAAATGGCAGATATTCAATTTGCTAAAAAAGTAAAGTTGACAAATGAAGAGTTTGCTGCTTTGGCGGAAAGAATTGCTAGTAATTTTATATAG
- a CDS encoding YqaA family protein, translated as MARKKRIKTKGERAKLLHSYFSRTGFYMFVWGSLKKAFFPITIIVLLLFLLNRYVYNINDGLQIITETFSKLGVFTTFFISETILGLIPPEIFIAWTKKTADPVLNLSILAALSYIGGLLSYYIGKMILKIKAVKVYLEVKMAKNLKNTSKWGGFLIIGGALLPIPFAITCMAAGMIKYPFKNVILFGLFRFARFAVYAWAIFQVVD; from the coding sequence ATGGCAAGAAAGAAAAGAATAAAAACGAAAGGCGAGAGAGCAAAGTTATTACATAGCTACTTTTCTAGAACTGGGTTTTATATGTTTGTATGGGGAAGTTTAAAAAAAGCTTTTTTTCCCATTACTATAATTGTTTTACTATTATTTTTATTGAACAGGTATGTTTATAATATTAATGATGGATTACAAATTATTACAGAAACATTTTCTAAGTTAGGTGTTTTTACTACTTTCTTTATTTCTGAAACAATCCTTGGATTAATTCCTCCTGAAATATTTATTGCTTGGACAAAAAAAACGGCTGATCCTGTTTTAAATTTATCCATTCTTGCAGCCTTGTCTTATATTGGTGGACTTTTATCTTATTATATAGGTAAAATGATTTTAAAAATTAAAGCTGTAAAAGTTTATTTAGAGGTTAAAATGGCTAAAAATTTAAAAAACACCAGTAAATGGGGTGGTTTTTTAATAATTGGAGGAGCATTACTTCCTATTCCTTTTGCTATCACTTGTATGGCAGCAGGTATGATTAAATACCCTTTTAAAAATGTAATTCTTTTTGGTTTATTTAGATTTGCAAGATTTGCTGTTTATGCTTGGGCAATTTTTCAAGTTGTAGACTAA
- the mscL gene encoding large conductance mechanosensitive channel protein MscL: MLKEFKDFAMKGNLVDIAVGFVMGAAFKQVVTSFTGGIVSPLIGLLFNADFKDLKYIAKEGVVDDAGKVVGEVAILYGDFLTNVIDFIIVAFVMFMIVKGLNSMKKKEAPAPAPAPTGPSQEELLAQIRDLLAKK; this comes from the coding sequence ATGCTTAAAGAGTTTAAAGACTTTGCAATGAAGGGAAACCTTGTTGATATTGCAGTAGGTTTTGTTATGGGTGCAGCGTTTAAACAAGTTGTTACCTCTTTTACAGGAGGAATTGTTTCTCCGTTAATTGGCTTATTATTTAATGCTGATTTTAAAGATTTAAAATATATTGCTAAAGAAGGTGTGGTAGATGATGCCGGAAAGGTTGTTGGTGAAGTTGCCATTTTATATGGAGATTTCTTAACAAATGTAATCGACTTTATAATTGTTGCTTTTGTAATGTTTATGATTGTAAAAGGTTTGAATAGTATGAAGAAAAAAGAAGCTCCAGCGCCTGCTCCAGCTCCAACAGGACCAAGTCAAGAAGAATTGTTAGCACAAATTAGAGATTTGTTAGCTAAAAAATAA
- a CDS encoding Rieske 2Fe-2S domain-containing protein yields MIKKVVFIIIFTTILSCEDNTRINDCFMGISVSEVLNTRLPSYQNLTINGTSDTYLINGRSIYIIRNNASNFVAFDLECPDRTCKTSLDISNLPTITCICHNKNYNYLEGGRLIGEEGCGMLMYSVNLISNDAVQIRN; encoded by the coding sequence ATGATAAAAAAAGTAGTATTTATAATTATTTTTACAACGATACTATCTTGTGAAGATAACACAAGAATTAATGATTGTTTTATGGGCATATCTGTGTCAGAAGTTTTAAATACGAGACTTCCAAGCTATCAAAATTTAACAATAAATGGTACTAGTGACACCTATTTAATTAACGGTAGGTCAATTTATATTATAAGAAATAATGCTTCAAACTTCGTAGCTTTTGATTTAGAATGTCCTGATAGAACTTGTAAAACATCCTTAGATATTTCAAACTTACCAACTATAACGTGTATTTGTCATAATAAAAACTATAATTATTTAGAAGGTGGTAGGTTAATTGGAGAAGAAGGGTGTGGTATGCTAATGTATTCTGTTAACTTAATTAGTAATGATGCAGTACAAATAAGAAATTAA
- the alr gene encoding alanine racemase, whose product MNNHVTVLEIDGNALLHNLNYFKKKLKPATKILAVVKAFGYGSDGVQVAKFLEDKVDYFAVAYSHEGIALREAGVKTPILVLHPLVQNLQSIIDFKLEPNLYSFTILNAFLKLADETPLMNYPIHLKFNTGLNRLGFWHTDIPKILSILKETNHIKVQSLFSHLAASEDLEEQDFTINQINNFTAIVQQFYNHLAYEPMLHILNTSGVVNYPKAQFDMVRIGIGLYGFGNDKLETSKLKNTHNLKSIISQIHTIEPGETVGYNRAFVAKKQTRTATIPIGHADGISRRLGNKKGYVIINNQKAPIVGNVCMDMIMVNVSKIDCKEGDEVIIFNNQEMIQNIADVSETIPYETLTAISQRVRKLLK is encoded by the coding sequence ATGAATAATCATGTAACTGTCTTAGAAATTGATGGAAATGCATTATTGCATAATCTAAATTATTTTAAAAAAAAGCTAAAACCAGCAACTAAAATTTTAGCAGTTGTTAAAGCTTTTGGCTATGGAAGTGATGGAGTGCAAGTGGCAAAGTTTTTAGAAGATAAAGTAGATTATTTTGCTGTAGCTTATTCTCATGAAGGTATTGCGTTGCGAGAAGCAGGTGTAAAAACACCTATTTTAGTATTACATCCACTGGTTCAAAATTTACAATCTATAATTGATTTTAAGTTAGAACCAAATTTATACAGTTTTACAATTTTAAATGCTTTTTTAAAATTAGCAGACGAAACTCCGTTAATGAATTACCCAATTCATCTAAAATTTAACACAGGTTTAAATAGATTAGGTTTTTGGCATACTGATATTCCTAAGATTTTAAGTATTTTAAAAGAAACAAATCATATAAAAGTGCAGTCTTTATTTTCTCATTTAGCAGCGAGTGAAGACTTAGAAGAGCAAGATTTTACAATAAATCAAATTAATAATTTTACTGCTATCGTTCAGCAATTTTATAATCATTTAGCGTATGAACCAATGTTGCATATTTTAAATACTTCTGGAGTTGTTAATTACCCAAAAGCACAATTTGATATGGTAAGAATTGGTATTGGTTTATATGGTTTTGGAAATGATAAGTTAGAAACTTCTAAACTTAAAAATACACATAATTTAAAATCTATAATTTCTCAAATTCATACTATAGAACCAGGAGAAACAGTTGGTTACAATAGAGCATTTGTAGCTAAAAAGCAGACAAGAACAGCAACAATTCCTATTGGTCATGCAGATGGTATTTCAAGAAGGTTAGGAAATAAAAAAGGTTATGTAATCATAAATAACCAAAAAGCACCAATTGTTGGGAATGTTTGCATGGATATGATTATGGTAAACGTTTCAAAGATTGATTGTAAAGAAGGTGATGAAGTTATCATTTTTAATAATCAAGAAATGATACAAAATATTGCAGACGTTTCAGAAACAATTCCTTACGAAACACTTACGGCAATTTCTCAACGAGTTAGGAAATTGCTAAAGTAA
- a CDS encoding DUF3127 domain-containing protein: protein MEVIGKVKLIGEVQTFGTGGFRKREVVVTTDEQYPQMIMIEFVQDKCELLNSYAVGQDVKISINIRGREWINPQGEAKYFNSLQGWRIESLAQSAPSNLPPVDKFEPAASVSDEEPDDLPF, encoded by the coding sequence ATGGAAGTTATTGGTAAAGTAAAGTTAATAGGAGAAGTACAAACGTTTGGAACTGGTGGATTTAGAAAAAGAGAGGTAGTTGTAACTACTGATGAGCAGTATCCACAAATGATTATGATAGAATTTGTGCAAGACAAATGTGAATTATTAAATAGTTATGCTGTAGGGCAAGATGTAAAAATTTCTATCAACATACGTGGTAGAGAGTGGATTAACCCTCAAGGTGAAGCTAAATATTTTAACTCGCTTCAAGGGTGGAGAATAGAAAGTTTAGCACAATCTGCTCCAAGTAATTTACCTCCAGTAGATAAATTTGAACCAGCAGCATCTGTTTCAGATGAAGAGCCAGACGATTTACCATTCTAG